One segment of Capillibacterium thermochitinicola DNA contains the following:
- the glgP gene encoding alpha-glucan family phosphorylase → MVAYFCMEFGLHPDFPIYSGGLGVLAGDYLKAAADDGYPVVGVGILWRKGYTAQYINEQGYPYDLAPEFNNLSFLKDTGVKVQVTIKQQPVTCKVWLVDHFSNAPLYLLDADLPENKEPWLTHSLYRGNGDDRIAQEIILGIGGVRALRALGLAVDIYHFNEGHAVLAGIELIREKMAAGLSFHQALNATRRQIVFTTHTPVPAGNEAHHHGALAYVGAYNGLSYEQMKQIGGDPFNMTVAGLRLSTLSNAVSELHGETARKMWHQVGDASPIIAITNGVHQDTWQAPDIALAAARRGNLIEAHQANKQLLLAEIQHRTGQILNPDALLIGFARRAATYKRGDLILQHKEELLPLLESGRIQLVFSGKAHPQDEGGKNMVAKIVAMAKAFPGKVVFLENYDMALGQILTRGCDIWLNNPQRPLEASGTSGMKAGMNGVLNFSTLDGWWVEGCRHGINGWQFGDGYVGPNQDYHDLNALYRVLKTEILPTFEQDKAKWAQMMHASIETCTQQFSARRMLKEYYDRLYWPLTAAEEKIS, encoded by the coding sequence ATGGTCGCCTATTTTTGCATGGAATTTGGGCTCCACCCTGATTTCCCCATTTACTCCGGGGGTTTAGGGGTGTTGGCCGGTGATTATTTAAAAGCGGCGGCCGACGATGGTTACCCCGTGGTCGGGGTCGGCATTCTCTGGCGGAAAGGATATACCGCCCAGTATATTAACGAACAAGGCTACCCCTACGATCTCGCCCCGGAGTTCAATAACTTATCTTTTCTCAAAGATACCGGCGTTAAGGTCCAAGTGACCATCAAACAACAACCGGTCACCTGTAAAGTCTGGCTGGTGGACCATTTTAGCAATGCTCCCCTCTATCTTCTGGACGCCGATTTACCGGAGAATAAAGAGCCTTGGCTGACCCACTCCCTTTACCGGGGTAATGGCGATGACCGCATCGCCCAGGAAATCATCCTCGGGATCGGGGGCGTGCGGGCCCTCCGCGCCCTTGGGCTCGCCGTCGACATCTACCACTTTAACGAAGGCCACGCCGTGCTGGCCGGAATCGAGCTGATCCGGGAGAAGATGGCGGCCGGACTCTCTTTTCACCAAGCCTTAAACGCGACACGCCGGCAGATTGTTTTCACCACCCACACGCCGGTTCCGGCCGGCAACGAAGCCCATCACCATGGAGCCCTCGCCTACGTCGGTGCTTATAACGGCCTTTCTTACGAACAGATGAAGCAGATCGGGGGCGACCCGTTCAACATGACCGTGGCCGGACTCCGCCTCTCCACCCTGAGCAACGCCGTCTCGGAGCTTCATGGGGAAACCGCCCGGAAGATGTGGCACCAGGTTGGTGACGCTTCGCCCATCATCGCGATTACCAACGGGGTGCACCAAGATACCTGGCAGGCACCGGATATCGCCTTGGCTGCCGCCCGCCGGGGAAACTTGATCGAAGCGCACCAGGCCAACAAACAACTGCTACTGGCCGAGATCCAACACCGGACCGGTCAAATTCTGAACCCGGATGCGCTTTTAATCGGGTTCGCGCGGCGCGCCGCCACCTATAAACGGGGCGATCTGATCCTCCAGCACAAAGAAGAACTCCTGCCCCTGCTGGAAAGCGGCCGGATTCAACTGGTTTTCTCCGGCAAAGCCCACCCGCAGGATGAAGGAGGCAAAAACATGGTGGCGAAGATTGTCGCCATGGCCAAAGCGTTCCCGGGTAAAGTGGTTTTTCTGGAGAACTACGACATGGCGCTCGGGCAGATTCTAACCCGCGGCTGTGACATCTGGCTGAACAACCCCCAACGGCCGCTGGAAGCCAGCGGAACCTCGGGTATGAAGGCCGGGATGAACGGTGTGCTAAACTTCAGTACGCTGGACGGCTGGTGGGTAGAAGGTTGCCGGCACGGAATCAACGGTTGGCAGTTCGGCGACGGTTATGTCGGTCCCAACCAGGACTATCACGATTTAAACGCCTTGTACCGTGTCTTGAAAACCGAAATCCTTCCCACCTTTGAACAGGACAAAGCCAAATGGGCACAGATGATGCACGCCAGTATTGAGACCTGTACGCAGCAATTTTCAGCCCGCCGTATGCTTAAAGAATACTATGATCGCCTTTACTGGCCTCTTACCGCGGCGGAAGAAAAAATATCCTAA
- the ruvB gene encoding Holliday junction branch migration DNA helicase RuvB: MEDSRLVTPRLREEDSELDRTVRPRKLEEYIGQTQVKENLKIFIEAARKRGEALDHVLLYGPPGLGKTTLAHIIAAELGVQIRVTSGPAIERPGDLAALLTNLEENDVLFIDEIHRLNRAVEEVLYPAMEDYALDIIIGKGANARSLRIDLPKFTLVGATTRAGALSAPLRDRFGIINRLDFYSTADLVQIITRTARILKIAIDAEGANELARRARGTPRIANRLLKRVRDYAEVKANGVITAAVAAAALNRLEVDEKGLDRVDRLMLETIIGKFDGGPVGVETLAAATQEAVETIEDVCEPYLMQIGFLQRTPRGRVTTRLAWEHLGLKYNKKDETNQGELELG, translated from the coding sequence ATGGAAGATTCCCGGTTGGTTACGCCCCGGTTACGAGAGGAAGATTCGGAACTCGACCGGACCGTTCGCCCCCGGAAGCTGGAGGAGTATATCGGGCAAACGCAGGTCAAGGAGAATTTGAAGATTTTTATCGAAGCCGCCCGCAAGCGCGGTGAAGCTTTGGATCATGTGTTACTCTACGGGCCGCCGGGACTGGGCAAGACGACGCTAGCCCATATTATCGCGGCCGAACTGGGGGTTCAGATCCGGGTGACTTCGGGCCCGGCGATTGAAAGGCCCGGCGATCTGGCCGCCCTCTTAACCAATTTGGAAGAGAATGATGTTCTTTTTATCGATGAAATTCACCGGCTCAACCGGGCGGTTGAAGAGGTCCTTTACCCGGCAATGGAAGACTACGCCCTGGACATCATCATCGGGAAGGGGGCCAACGCCCGCTCGCTCCGGATCGATCTGCCCAAATTTACCTTGGTTGGAGCAACCACGCGGGCGGGGGCTTTATCGGCCCCGCTGCGGGACCGCTTTGGGATCATTAACCGGCTGGACTTTTACTCGACCGCGGATTTGGTGCAGATTATTACCCGGACGGCCCGGATCCTTAAGATTGCGATCGACGCCGAGGGGGCCAACGAGTTGGCCCGCCGCGCCCGGGGAACCCCCCGGATTGCCAACCGTTTGCTGAAGCGGGTCCGGGATTATGCGGAAGTCAAGGCGAATGGGGTGATCACCGCTGCAGTTGCCGCCGCCGCCCTGAACCGGTTGGAAGTTGACGAAAAAGGGTTGGACCGGGTCGACCGGCTTATGCTGGAAACGATTATAGGTAAATTTGATGGCGGGCCGGTGGGGGTTGAGACCTTGGCGGCGGCCACGCAGGAAGCGGTTGAGACCATCGAAGATGTCTGTGAACCCTATTTGATGCAGATCGGTTTCTTACAGAGGACGCCCCGCGGACGGGTGACGACCCGCTTGGCCTGGGAACATCTGGGGTTAAAATACAACAAGAAGGACGAGACTAACCAGGGGGAGTTGGAACTGGGCTGA
- a CDS encoding DUF2905 domain-containing protein → MTNPFGPVGRMLIIAGLLLVLLGGLLQFGEKIFQRGRLPGDILIRRGNFTFYFPLGTCVLLSIILSLVLALLNRR, encoded by the coding sequence ATGACCAATCCTTTTGGACCGGTGGGTCGCATGCTGATCATCGCCGGTCTTCTCCTCGTCTTATTGGGGGGATTGCTCCAGTTTGGGGAGAAAATCTTCCAACGGGGCCGTTTGCCCGGAGATATTTTAATCCGCCGGGGTAATTTCACCTTTTACTTTCCGCTCGGCACCTGTGTGCTGCTGAGCATCATTTTAAGTTTGGTCCTGGCGCTGTTGAACCGGAGGTGA
- a CDS encoding glycine--tRNA ligase — protein MMENEKTPTATTTMEKIVSLAKRRGFIFQSSEIYGGLNSCWDYGPLGVELKNNVKRAWWRRMVQERDDMVGQDASILMHPRVWEASGHLEGFTDPLVDCKQCRQRFRADHVTGKTCPECGGELTEPRNFNLMFKTFMGPVEDQAAVVYLRPETAQGIFVNFNNILTTTRKRLPFGVAQIGKSFRNEITPGNFTFRTREFEQMEIEYFVKPGTDEEHFHKWVETRYKWYKELGISPERLRLRPHAQDELAHYAKACVDIEYYFPMGWSELEGIANRTDYDLKRHAEYSGNKLEYFDQELNEHYVPYVIEPSAGADRATLAFLLDAYHEEPDKDEIRVVLRFHPELAPVKVAVLPLSRKEPLTDMAKEISQELRRHWNTEYDDAKSIGRRYRRQDEIGTPFCVTVDFQSPEDQTVTVRDRDTMEQTRLSVAELVPYLREKLDNR, from the coding sequence ATGATGGAAAATGAAAAAACACCCACGGCAACGACGACCATGGAAAAGATTGTTTCGTTAGCGAAAAGAAGAGGTTTTATCTTCCAAAGCAGCGAGATCTATGGCGGTTTAAATAGTTGCTGGGATTACGGTCCATTGGGGGTTGAACTGAAGAATAACGTGAAACGGGCCTGGTGGCGGCGGATGGTGCAGGAACGGGATGACATGGTCGGGCAAGACGCCAGCATCCTGATGCACCCGAGGGTTTGGGAAGCCAGCGGCCATCTGGAAGGCTTCACCGATCCGCTGGTCGATTGTAAGCAGTGTCGCCAACGGTTCCGCGCCGACCACGTGACGGGGAAGACCTGTCCGGAGTGTGGCGGCGAGTTGACGGAACCCCGGAACTTCAACCTCATGTTCAAAACCTTCATGGGCCCGGTGGAAGACCAGGCGGCCGTGGTTTACCTGCGGCCGGAGACCGCCCAGGGGATTTTCGTCAATTTCAACAATATCTTGACGACAACCAGAAAACGACTGCCCTTCGGGGTTGCGCAAATCGGTAAATCTTTCCGGAATGAGATTACCCCCGGGAATTTTACCTTCCGGACCCGCGAATTTGAGCAGATGGAGATCGAGTACTTTGTAAAACCCGGTACCGATGAGGAGCATTTCCACAAATGGGTCGAAACGAGGTACAAGTGGTATAAAGAGCTGGGGATCAGTCCGGAACGCCTCCGCCTCCGCCCCCACGCCCAAGACGAACTTGCCCATTATGCAAAAGCCTGCGTCGATATTGAATACTACTTCCCGATGGGCTGGTCCGAGCTGGAGGGGATTGCCAACCGGACCGATTATGATCTGAAACGTCACGCGGAGTATAGCGGGAATAAACTGGAGTATTTCGACCAGGAACTCAACGAGCATTACGTTCCTTATGTGATTGAACCGTCGGCCGGGGCGGACCGGGCCACCTTGGCCTTTTTGCTCGACGCCTATCACGAAGAACCGGATAAAGACGAGATCCGGGTTGTGCTGCGCTTCCATCCGGAGCTGGCTCCGGTTAAAGTGGCCGTCCTGCCGCTTTCCCGGAAAGAGCCCTTGACCGACATGGCGAAAGAGATCAGCCAGGAACTGCGCCGGCACTGGAACACCGAGTATGATGATGCCAAGTCGATTGGCCGGCGTTACCGCCGTCAGGATGAAATCGGAACGCCCTTCTGTGTGACGGTCGACTTCCAGTCGCCGGAGGACCAGACCGTGACGGTCCGGGACCGGGATACCATGGAGCAGACGCGGCTTTCCGTAGCGGAGCTTGTGCCTTATCTCCGGGAGAAACTAGATAACAGATAA
- a CDS encoding stage II sporulation protein M: protein MAKLYLLPTFSRSYRMLLAFSGFVLLLSVALGYGTWAADPVLAKQTMEQVINEQFMVLIEKMADLNWWGQFLVILLNNLKATLLIIVSGAFLPFVPLLVGILPNGFVIGLLAGLYEYELGVPKSTFFLSLLPHGLFEIPAILLAVTISVLWGVRNWRSIFRGEKARTSWAAHAKASLAFFPLILALLIIAALVEVLVTPLIFNLPSFV, encoded by the coding sequence GTGGCTAAACTCTACTTGTTGCCGACTTTTTCCCGGTCTTACCGGATGCTTCTTGCCTTTTCCGGCTTTGTGCTCCTCTTAAGTGTGGCTTTGGGTTACGGCACCTGGGCGGCCGACCCGGTGCTGGCGAAACAGACCATGGAACAGGTCATTAATGAACAGTTTATGGTCCTGATTGAAAAAATGGCCGATCTTAACTGGTGGGGGCAGTTCCTGGTCATTTTGCTCAATAACCTAAAAGCGACCCTTTTAATCATTGTTAGCGGCGCATTTTTACCGTTTGTCCCGTTACTGGTGGGCATCCTGCCCAATGGTTTTGTCATTGGCTTGCTGGCCGGTCTTTACGAGTATGAGCTGGGGGTACCGAAAAGCACCTTTTTCCTTAGTTTATTGCCCCATGGCCTTTTTGAGATTCCCGCTATCTTGCTGGCGGTGACGATCAGTGTGCTCTGGGGCGTCCGGAACTGGCGGAGTATTTTCAGGGGTGAAAAGGCGAGAACTTCCTGGGCGGCCCACGCCAAAGCAAGTCTGGCTTTTTTTCCGTTAATCCTCGCCTTGCTGATCATTGCCGCGCTGGTCGAAGTTTTAGTGACTCCCCTCATCTTTAACCTGCCCAGTTTTGTTTAA
- a CDS encoding epoxyqueuosine reductase QueH: MELLLHTCCGPCATYSTEFLQEQGYAPTMYYYNPNIHPYKEWERRKESLAEFASRKGLPLILEEEYELSTFLQRTVPHEKERCGICYRMRLEKTARQAKAMGFPAFGTTLLISPYQNRDLICQIGGELAAAYQLLFCDLDLRPGFRRSQQLAREYGLYRQGYCGCIFSERDRYYKPGRTGTDKTNDHVKSPGKGGGGQ, translated from the coding sequence TTGGAACTGTTACTTCATACTTGCTGCGGGCCGTGTGCGACCTATTCCACGGAATTTCTGCAGGAACAGGGCTACGCGCCAACCATGTATTACTACAACCCCAATATCCACCCTTATAAAGAGTGGGAGCGGCGCAAGGAAAGCCTGGCGGAGTTTGCTTCCCGCAAGGGACTGCCTTTAATTCTGGAGGAAGAGTATGAACTTTCCACCTTCCTACAGCGTACAGTCCCCCATGAAAAGGAGCGGTGCGGAATCTGTTACCGGATGCGCCTGGAAAAAACCGCCCGCCAGGCAAAGGCAATGGGGTTTCCCGCCTTTGGGACGACCTTGTTGATTTCGCCTTACCAAAACCGGGATTTAATCTGCCAGATCGGCGGCGAGTTGGCCGCCGCCTATCAGCTTCTCTTCTGCGACCTTGATTTACGACCCGGTTTCCGGCGTAGTCAGCAATTGGCCAGGGAATACGGACTTTACCGGCAGGGGTACTGCGGTTGTATCTTCAGCGAGCGGGACCGCTATTATAAACCGGGTCGGACCGGGACCGATAAAACGAATGACCACGTAAAAAGCCCTGGGAAAGGAGGGGGAGGGCAGTGA
- the ytxC gene encoding putative sporulation protein YtxC, with protein MSTIQIGTGSLFDLRSSFEKELTRWEKEGLKFQVQEQKMGKFKFLNLTLGKSGRETTKQEEAIFRHNLALVVTNLLLGQVSQNLLRRMIRIDHPYLTAEEANALSQKVIATLSAVEKKEWVSRVQNEVSSFLRENEAIFLEGFFRFRLKDYVHELKENLEEAIDQLLADKEYQEFIKLLRYFVEIQEPKILEVHVLFYSKEKFRLLDEEEKPLEHEYLLKVLGDLKDEGLRYEDLLLSALITLSPQRIILHHSEKTNIVNTILNVFTERVTFCRDCELCRSIEKH; from the coding sequence TTGTCCACGATCCAGATCGGTACCGGGTCCCTCTTTGATTTAAGATCAAGTTTTGAAAAAGAGCTTACCCGCTGGGAAAAGGAAGGCCTCAAGTTTCAGGTCCAAGAGCAAAAAATGGGGAAGTTTAAGTTCCTCAATCTGACCCTGGGGAAATCCGGCCGGGAAACCACGAAACAAGAAGAAGCGATTTTCCGGCATAATCTGGCGCTGGTGGTCACCAACCTGCTTTTGGGGCAAGTATCCCAAAATCTGTTGCGGCGCATGATCCGGATTGACCACCCTTATCTTACCGCGGAAGAGGCAAATGCCCTTTCCCAGAAGGTCATTGCAACTTTGTCGGCGGTGGAGAAGAAAGAATGGGTTTCCCGGGTCCAGAACGAAGTCAGTAGTTTTCTCCGCGAAAATGAGGCCATTTTTTTGGAGGGTTTTTTCCGCTTTCGGCTCAAGGATTATGTACATGAGTTGAAGGAAAACCTGGAAGAGGCCATCGATCAGCTCCTGGCGGACAAAGAATACCAGGAATTTATCAAACTCCTCCGTTATTTTGTGGAGATTCAGGAACCCAAGATTCTGGAGGTCCACGTCCTCTTCTATTCGAAGGAAAAATTCCGCCTTTTGGATGAAGAGGAAAAACCTCTGGAACATGAGTATCTCTTAAAGGTCCTTGGTGATCTGAAGGATGAAGGGCTAAGATATGAGGACTTGCTGCTCAGCGCCTTGATTACCCTTTCCCCCCAGCGGATTATCCTCCACCATTCGGAGAAGACCAACATTGTCAATACCATCCTGAATGTCTTTACGGAAAGAGTCACCTTTTGCCGCGATTGCGAACTGTGCCGTAGTATTGAGAAGCATTAA
- a CDS encoding alpha-amylase family glycosyl hydrolase, giving the protein MHHVKIHAPYSLNFQNPFLHLWYPGHSESFQEYPVSSWDDYGPVFELDINRNYFCFKFGDKSGTEIKWEDLERCYGQHLGVEVWTVSVHNEVYPQRPADVAGSINDLYAEIFPLLRENQYLPDTDVSGQGVVSMLGATYLKDGTTLFGFFHPRAAQVYLVGNFNDWQSPYHRRPDPAKFLPMKLYRGYHGLPNIWALRTALPDPADPRKNNYQFLVVGGVPLNNKQQPVKMAQDPYARRYGPDYNRNNCVVIDPSAYQWQDAGWRTPTVDRLILYELNVYGFTDQAPDLPAEIAGTFRGLIQRIKEGYFNNLGVTALALMPTSEAPTALSDNRLGYDPSGFMTIERDFGTCDDFRALVDTAHQHGLAVIVDQVFNHTSNYFNPLWQLIHDGTEGGFYFSGSTPWGNRVATEKEEVQNMLIDACKMFIKEYRIDGFRFDATHSSWMDHTFLRRLAYEIKDKGFKPDCILIAENLPNEPDLNLQGYNGYAQWCDAFHDKIKALLREGIFRDWTDNSPTHLGSIFYFSKDFFAAHTNNVVNYCESHDENSVPYEVATSGDGLIWAPAKERKARLGLLATMVALGQPMIYMGQEFGVERPRNRIDLDWPVFLRKHHYYQWAAGIIRLRRRYPGLRVYGYDPEPEGKFAWLLGPWLDEKYGGGKNVIGWTTNPNGNPWERMVVLLNFEPYEVMVDLEFPLPGYWVKLADIDGVNDLPPEGNNSINHPTTIKTGGHFGGFLLPSSSGFIYKWEAALD; this is encoded by the coding sequence ATGCACCATGTGAAGATTCATGCCCCGTATAGTCTGAACTTCCAAAATCCCTTTTTGCACCTGTGGTACCCGGGTCATAGTGAGTCTTTCCAGGAGTACCCGGTTTCATCCTGGGATGATTACGGGCCCGTCTTTGAGCTGGACATCAACCGGAACTATTTCTGCTTCAAGTTTGGTGACAAAAGCGGCACGGAGATCAAATGGGAGGACTTGGAGCGCTGTTACGGTCAGCACTTGGGGGTGGAGGTCTGGACGGTTTCCGTCCATAATGAGGTCTATCCCCAACGACCGGCGGATGTGGCCGGCTCGATCAATGATCTTTACGCCGAGATCTTCCCTTTACTGCGAGAGAACCAGTACTTGCCCGATACGGATGTCAGTGGCCAGGGGGTGGTCTCCATGCTGGGGGCCACTTATTTGAAGGATGGGACGACCCTTTTCGGCTTTTTCCATCCGCGGGCGGCTCAGGTTTATTTGGTCGGTAACTTTAACGACTGGCAATCGCCCTACCATCGGCGGCCCGACCCGGCCAAATTTCTGCCGATGAAGTTATACCGGGGTTATCATGGTCTGCCCAATATTTGGGCGCTCCGGACCGCTTTGCCCGATCCGGCCGACCCCAGGAAGAATAACTACCAATTCCTGGTTGTGGGCGGGGTTCCCCTCAACAACAAGCAACAACCGGTCAAAATGGCGCAGGATCCCTATGCCCGGCGCTACGGGCCGGATTATAACCGGAATAACTGTGTAGTCATCGATCCTTCGGCTTACCAATGGCAGGATGCGGGTTGGCGGACGCCGACGGTGGACCGTTTAATCCTCTATGAGCTGAACGTGTACGGCTTTACCGACCAGGCGCCCGACCTGCCCGCGGAGATCGCAGGGACCTTCCGGGGTCTCATCCAGCGCATTAAGGAAGGCTATTTCAATAATTTAGGGGTTACCGCTTTGGCCTTGATGCCGACCTCGGAAGCGCCGACGGCCTTAAGCGACAACCGTTTGGGTTACGACCCCAGCGGGTTCATGACGATTGAACGGGACTTTGGTACTTGTGACGATTTCCGGGCGTTGGTTGATACCGCGCACCAGCATGGGCTGGCGGTCATTGTCGACCAAGTCTTCAATCATACCTCCAACTATTTCAATCCGCTTTGGCAGTTGATCCACGACGGGACGGAAGGCGGCTTTTATTTTTCCGGGTCGACCCCGTGGGGGAACCGGGTGGCCACCGAGAAGGAAGAAGTCCAAAATATGTTGATCGACGCCTGTAAGATGTTTATCAAGGAGTACCGGATCGACGGTTTTCGCTTTGATGCGACCCACAGTTCGTGGATGGACCATACCTTCCTCCGGCGCTTGGCCTATGAAATTAAGGACAAGGGTTTTAAACCCGATTGCATTCTCATTGCCGAGAACCTGCCGAACGAGCCCGATCTGAACCTCCAAGGGTATAACGGGTATGCCCAGTGGTGCGATGCTTTTCACGACAAGATCAAAGCTTTGTTGCGCGAGGGGATCTTCCGGGACTGGACGGACAATTCCCCAACCCACTTAGGGAGTATTTTTTACTTTAGTAAGGACTTTTTTGCGGCCCACACCAACAATGTGGTCAACTACTGTGAAAGCCATGATGAAAACAGCGTCCCCTATGAGGTGGCGACTAGTGGTGATGGCTTAATCTGGGCCCCGGCGAAGGAACGCAAAGCCCGGCTGGGTCTGCTTGCCACGATGGTGGCGTTGGGGCAGCCCATGATCTACATGGGACAGGAATTTGGCGTGGAACGTCCGCGGAACCGGATTGATCTGGATTGGCCGGTTTTCTTGCGCAAGCACCACTATTACCAGTGGGCTGCTGGCATAATCCGTTTACGCCGCCGCTATCCCGGACTGCGGGTTTACGGTTATGACCCTGAACCGGAAGGGAAGTTTGCCTGGTTATTGGGGCCCTGGCTCGACGAGAAATACGGCGGCGGGAAAAACGTGATCGGGTGGACGACCAATCCCAACGGTAACCCGTGGGAACGGATGGTTGTTCTTTTAAATTTTGAGCCCTATGAGGTCATGGTCGATCTGGAGTTTCCACTCCCCGGTTACTGGGTGAAACTGGCGGATATCGACGGAGTCAATGATCTACCCCCCGAGGGGAACAATTCCATCAACCACCCGACCACCATTAAAACCGGCGGCCACTTCGGCGGTTTTCTCCTGCCATCTTCTAGCGGGTTCATCTATAAATGGGAAGCGGCCCTTGATTAA
- the recO gene encoding DNA repair protein RecO has translation MGLYHCEGIILRTRGLGEADRIVTLFTKEKGKIEAVARGARRPRNRLVGVTQQFSYIKALVFTGKNLDQLSQAEIIKSFAPLRDELLKMAYATWWAELLDVFLPLNEVNSDVFLFLLAGLVVLERVPDPMLVSRAFELRLLKYLGYEPVLDRCVGCQNAAGSFAGFAPSEGGLLCRSCAGASGAQLIPVRPAAVSFLRSLYQTDLRDLARRPVDPALGNELGHLLFTFIQLRAEKTLKSLSFLQSLLAWKPPEADLN, from the coding sequence GTGGGGCTCTACCATTGTGAAGGCATCATCTTGCGGACCCGCGGTTTAGGGGAGGCCGACCGGATCGTGACCCTTTTCACCAAGGAAAAGGGGAAGATCGAAGCGGTGGCCCGGGGCGCGCGGCGCCCGCGGAACCGTTTGGTCGGGGTTACCCAGCAGTTTTCGTACATTAAAGCGTTGGTTTTTACCGGGAAAAACCTGGACCAACTAAGCCAGGCCGAGATTATCAAGTCTTTTGCTCCGCTGAGGGACGAACTATTGAAAATGGCCTATGCCACGTGGTGGGCGGAGCTGCTTGATGTTTTTCTACCTTTAAATGAGGTGAACAGTGATGTCTTCCTGTTTTTGCTGGCCGGTTTGGTGGTGTTGGAGAGGGTTCCCGACCCGATGTTGGTCTCCCGCGCTTTTGAACTGCGCCTGTTGAAATATTTGGGGTATGAACCGGTCTTGGACCGGTGCGTAGGCTGCCAAAATGCCGCCGGGTCTTTTGCCGGTTTTGCTCCGTCCGAAGGCGGGCTCCTCTGTCGCTCCTGTGCCGGTGCCAGCGGCGCGCAGTTGATTCCGGTCCGGCCGGCCGCGGTCTCTTTTCTCCGTTCTTTATACCAGACGGACCTTCGTGACCTGGCCCGGCGCCCGGTCGACCCGGCCTTGGGGAACGAATTGGGCCATCTCCTCTTCACCTTTATCCAGCTCCGGGCGGAGAAAACGTTGAAATCCTTGTCTTTCCTCCAGTCGTTGCTGGCCTGGAAGCCACCGGAGGCGGATTTAAATTGA